The following coding sequences lie in one Bacillus alveayuensis genomic window:
- a CDS encoding phosphonate transport system ATP-binding protein (product_source=KO:K02041; cath_funfam=3.40.50.300; cog=COG3638; ko=KO:K02041; pfam=PF00005; smart=SM00382; superfamily=52540; tigrfam=TIGR02315), which produces MNVVLELHNVSKRYGTNTMALNDINFAVNEGEFVSIIGPSGAGKSTLLRCINRMIDASSGEIIFDGVNVLNLGKKGLRRLRTKIGMVFQHYNLVNRLSVIENVLHGRLGYKSTLTGVLGLYSEEEKRQAIYILGLLGLENQVYKRCDQLSGGQKQRVGIARALIQNPKVLLCDEPIASLDPNAAKIIMDHLKNISSTLGITCLVNLHQVDVALKYSDRIIGINNGRKVYDGSPKEITEEIVHNIYGSEVKELIL; this is translated from the coding sequence ATGAATGTCGTATTAGAACTCCATAACGTTTCAAAGCGTTATGGAACGAATACAATGGCGCTTAATGACATTAACTTCGCTGTGAATGAAGGAGAATTTGTTTCAATCATTGGTCCATCGGGGGCAGGGAAATCGACCCTCCTCCGGTGTATCAACCGTATGATTGATGCAAGTAGTGGAGAAATCATTTTTGATGGTGTCAACGTTTTGAATTTAGGAAAAAAAGGATTAAGAAGGTTGCGAACAAAAATTGGTATGGTATTTCAACATTACAATCTAGTCAATAGATTAAGTGTAATTGAAAATGTTCTTCACGGAAGGCTTGGCTATAAATCAACATTGACAGGAGTATTAGGTTTATACAGTGAAGAGGAAAAAAGACAAGCCATTTATATTCTCGGATTATTGGGGTTAGAGAATCAAGTATATAAACGGTGTGATCAGTTAAGCGGCGGGCAAAAACAGCGTGTCGGAATTGCCAGAGCTTTAATTCAAAATCCTAAAGTGTTATTGTGCGATGAACCAATTGCTTCCTTAGATCCAAATGCAGCAAAAATCATTATGGACCACTTAAAAAATATTTCCTCTACTTTAGGAATTACTTGTCTTGTAAACTTGCACCAAGTCGATGTCGCTTTAAAGTACTCTGATCGCATCATCGGTATTAATAATGGCAGAAAAGTTTACGATGGTTCACCGAAAGAAATAACAGAAGAGATCGTACACAATATTTATGGATCTGAAGTAAAGGAACTGATTCTTTAA